ATAGATGTCGCAGCGGGATCAGATCCTTTCGATACTGCATGAGGCAATGAAATCCTCGCCTGCCGATCAGACGGAGCTTGTCTTTGACGGCGAGGCGTTCAGTCTTACTCATGTTGCTGAGAGCCAAATCCAGCAGAACATGATGAGCGATGACTGCTCGATCGTTGCCCGCACGGTCATCGGCAAGAAAATCGGTATTGCATCTACGAACAGACTGACGATAGAAGATGTCAGGAAAGCTATCTCCGATGCAGTCGATATCAGCACGTTTCAGGATGACGATGAAGACTTTGTATCCCTTCCCAAGTCTCCGAAGGCGGCCGAGGTCGCGGCTCTTTTTGAGTCGACTGCGAATTTCTCACCGGTGGATCGTGCAAACGCTGTCTGGCAGATGAACAAAATCGCTGCGATGCACAATCTCAAGACTGCAGGTGCGTTCAAAACTGTCACTAACAGAGTGGCTGTGATAAATTCGCTCGGCACGGAACAGTATTTTGAAGGCACGAGTGCTGAATTGTCATTGACAGTCAGCGGAGAAACAGGCGCTTCCGGATACGGTATTGCGTACAACCGCGATGTCTCCAAAATCAATCTGGGGGCGGTAGCAGAGACTGCCGTAGACAAGGCTATGCGCACCGTCGATCCGATTTCGCTTCCATCCGGAAGCTACACTGTACTACTTGAACCAGCCGCTGTCGGTCAGTTGCTTCTGTTTCTCGCGTTCATGGGATTCGGCAGCAAGACGTTTGTCCAGCACAGGTCGTTTATGGCCGGCAAGATCGGCACGCCGATAGCCGGTGGCAACTTCAGCGTGCGCGATGAGGCCTACAATTCCCAAATGCTCGGTATGCCGTTTGACTACGAAGGCGTGCCGCGCAAAGAAGTCGAGCTGATCACAAACGGAGTTGCGAAAGGTGTAGTTTCGAATTCCTACGATGCGAATCTCCTGGGTGAAGGTGTCGAGTCGACCGGTCACGCGCATATCGCCACCAGGAGTTTCACACCATATCCAAAACACATGGTGATGAAAGGCGGTGACGTAACTGTTGACGAGATGATCCGTTCTGTCGACCGCGGCATCTATGTCACGCATTTCTGGTACGTGAACTACCTCAACCCCATGAAAACAATGGTGACAGGCACGACGCGTGACGGTACATTTCTGATCGAAAATGGTGAAGTGACAAATGCAATCGTGAATATGCGCATGCAGCAGTCGATTCTTGAAGCGTTCTCGAATTGCCGGATGTTGTCGAAGGAGAGAGTGCTGTATCCGCAGTATTCAGTCGTGATGCTGGTGCCGTATGCATTGGTCGCTAATTTTCAGTTGACCGAGGAGACATCCTGATGAGACGGCGTGCATTCATCAAAATGATCGGTACCGCATCGGTGGCAGCAGTCACAGTACCTTATCTGCCGGCATTCGCAGAGTCCGTGTCGCGGACGCGGTCTG
This genomic interval from Candidatus Zixiibacteriota bacterium contains the following:
- a CDS encoding TldD/PmbA family protein is translated as MSQRDQILSILHEAMKSSPADQTELVFDGEAFSLTHVAESQIQQNMMSDDCSIVARTVIGKKIGIASTNRLTIEDVRKAISDAVDISTFQDDDEDFVSLPKSPKAAEVAALFESTANFSPVDRANAVWQMNKIAAMHNLKTAGAFKTVTNRVAVINSLGTEQYFEGTSAELSLTVSGETGASGYGIAYNRDVSKINLGAVAETAVDKAMRTVDPISLPSGSYTVLLEPAAVGQLLLFLAFMGFGSKTFVQHRSFMAGKIGTPIAGGNFSVRDEAYNSQMLGMPFDYEGVPRKEVELITNGVAKGVVSNSYDANLLGEGVESTGHAHIATRSFTPYPKHMVMKGGDVTVDEMIRSVDRGIYVTHFWYVNYLNPMKTMVTGTTRDGTFLIENGEVTNAIVNMRMQQSILEAFSNCRMLSKERVLYPQYSVVMLVPYALVANFQLTEETS